The DNA window GGTCGGGTGGTGCACAGGTGCAGCCGAGCAGCTCCACTCGTGGACGGATCGGCTGAAGTGCTCCGCAGCGAATATCTGCACACAGTGATCGACGGCGAGAGCAGTTCCAGGAGCATTGGTCCCTTTGCTCTCCTCGCTCCAGTCGACGCCCTCCGCAAAATTCATCGAACTGGCACGGTCTTTCGCGGCGGAATCGCCCTCGACCCACAGTAGGCGACCTTCGGCGTCCGAGATCGCGACGAGCAGGCCGGTATCGGCTGCATCTTCGACGAGCAGCTTGCGGATGACGGGCCTGATGATCGACATCGGATGGCCATCGCGGTATCGATCGAGTTCGGCGCCGGAGAGGACGACCGAGTCGTCACCGCCGTCCGGGTCCACGCCTTGCGTTCTGCTTCGCAACCAGGAATCGAGAACCACAGAGCGAACGCTGTCCGATGGTGACCTGTCCTCGACGAACGACCGATGCGCGGTCGTCATCCGTCGAGCAAGGACATCGATGTCCTCACCAGGGCGAACAGCAACCCACGGGTTGCCCTGCCCCCGGATTCTTCCAGTCATCACACAGCTACCTCTTCTGGCGCGGTCACCCTACTGTAACGCAGCTCACACACGCAGAATACAACCCCTTCTTCCCCGGTGGTTGAGCGCCGAGGCCGAAGGGCCTGCCTTCGGTCAGCGCTTCTTGTTCGTCGCGGAAATGTCGATGCTCGTGTCGCCGGACGCCTTCGTCTTCTTGTCCGCGCGCTTCTCCTTCAACGACTTTCCGGACTTCTTGGTCATGGAATTGCGAGGAGACTTATCAGACATCGGGTTAGCCCCATTCTCTGCGCGCCGTGAATGGCCCGCAGACCACGAACCTACGCCACCGTGCCCCGCATGATGTCCGCTCCGCGTTCGGCGAGCATGATCGCCGTCGCGTGTGGTCCTCTCGTCGGTACGACAGGAAATGCCGAAGTGTCGAGAACGTACAGACCGTCGATCCCCCGGACCCGGCACGAATCGTCGAGCACCGAGCTGTCGTCGCCCATCGCGCAACTACCGGACAGATGAAGCGAGGTCCCGAGCCGCCCGAGCAACGGATCGCCGACGACGGTTGCGAGCGGCGCGACGCCACCGATCATCTCGCCGACCACATCGAGGCCGGCCGACAACGCCGATCGATCCGATTCGGTCTCCAGATATCGATAGCGCACGAACGGTGTATCGCAGGGATCGGCGGTCCGTAGAGTGATATCGCCTCGACTCTCCGGTCGCATCAATCCGACGCCTATCATCGGGTCGCCGTTTTCGAGTCCTGGAATCATTCGGTCGAACGGTACCGAGTACGGACGTATTTCCAGATCGTCGACGTGAAGGACTGCCTCGAGCGGCGATTCACCGGCCTCCGCGTCCGAGACCTGATAGTAGACACCGACTTCCGGATGATCGCTGAACCCTCGACCCACTCGAGGATGGTCGATCTTCACCGAAACACCTTTCTCGACAAGGTGTCTCACCGGTCCGACACCCGACAACATCAACAGCTGCGGTGTACGAACCGCCCCTGCGCACAGGACTACTCGTTCTGCCTTCAAATGCTCGACCGACTGTCCGCGCGCGACGGTGACTCCGCTCGCTTTCATCCCGTCGAACGTCACGGCGAGGACACGTGCCCCATCGACGACAGTCAAGTTGGTGCGGCTCAATGCCGGAAGGAGGTATGCAACAGCAGCATTGGTGCGTACGCCACGAAAGATGTTGCGCGGCACCGGTCCGACGCCACCGGCGGATACGGGTGAATTCTTGTCCGAGTCGTCCGCAAAACCGGCGCTGTGTGCCGCATCGACGAACATCTCGGTGATCGGAGACCTCGAGTTCTCTGCGACACGCGAGACGGGCATCGGCCCCGCCTCGCCGTGGAAGCTTCCGGAGAAGTCCGTGTCGTTCTCGAGCTTGCGGTAGTACGGGAGGACGTCGTCGAAGGACCACGACTTCGGCCACGCGTCGAAGTCCGTGGGTCGCGCGCGGATGAAGTAGCCGCCGTTCACTGCCCCAGACCCTCCGAGTACGCGGCCCCGCGCCACGGTCCGTGTGAGCGTCGGGGTCAACTCGGCGAGGTAGGTATCGACCCAGGCACTCTGCGGCCCGATGGGCAGAATGCGTGCATCGAGAATGTCCTGCGGTACGTCGCCGAGCGAACCGAACCCCGATCCCGCCTCGAGCAGCATCACCGAACACGATGGGTCCTCGCTCAACCGGGCCGCGACGACCGATCCGCACGACCCGCCACCGACGACGATCACGTCCACGGCACGGGCAGTGCTCATGTGTCCATTCGTGGCGTCAGCGCCTTGACGCTTCGCGCGTTCACAGCTCCCGACCACAGTCCTGCTCCGTAGGCGACGTCGTCGATTCGCTTGAAAAATGCGTACCGAACCGGATCGAGTCCACCTAGTTCACGATGGTTGTACCAGTCCGACAACGCTTCTGCCACCGCAAGTCCCAGGGCGATCTTTCGAATCCGACTGGACAGAATTACCGCGAGGAGCGTGATCGGCCAATAATGGCGACACAGGGCGGATGCGAGCTGCCACATACCTCCGATGAAACCCTCGGTCGCAAGTATCGCTGCGATCCGAGTGGGTTGATCGAGCCCTACGAACATTTTGCGGAGGCGGCCGATGGTGACGCCGAGCGTCAACAGCGCTCCGAGCAGACCGAACTTGGTGAAGCTCACAGCGAGCAAACATGCGACCAGCGTCCACGGGGACATCGAGATCGGCGGAACCATTCCCGGGTGCCGTTCGGCGAGCGGGCTCGCACCGGTGCCGTAGAACAGCTTGCGTCCGAACCAGCGGCCGAATGTCACCCGGTGGTCGTGCGCCACGTGGGCCACCGGTTCGTAGCGCAGACGCCACCCCGCTTCCTGCAACCTCCAGCAGAGGTCGACGTCCTCGGCCACGTGCATCGACTCGTCGAACCCGCCGCACTCCTGCGCCACCTGTCTACGAATCAACATCGCAGCACTCGGCACATAGGACACCGAGCTTCCCGCTCGCACTGCAGCCTCTTTGCGTCCCAGATCCAGGGACGACCGCGCGTGCTCGTACCTCGCCAGCGCATTGCCCTCGGGTTCCAGCGCCACGATTCTCGGTGCTACGAGAGCGACGGCCGGATCGGAGAAATGGCCGAGCATCACCTCGAGCCATCCCTTGCGCGGCACGACGTCGGAGTCCAGAAAGGCGACGAAATCAGTTGTTGCACTGCGAAGTCCGGTGTTTCGTGCCGCCGCGGGCCCTCGCGAGGTCGCGTGACGTAGTACCGTCACCCCGCCGACGCTCCAGGCCATAGGCGGGGCCTTGACCGGATCGTCCGAACCGTCGTCCACGACGATCACGTTCAACCCGTGCAGCGCCGGCAGCAGCCTACTGAGCCCTGCAGCGTTGTTCTTCAAGGGCACGACCACCGTCACATCACGCGGGGACGGAATCGACATCGGTCGGGGGTTGGCGACACCCGAATCGAGCAACTTCCGAGCGACGAGCGCGGACTGCGAATCGGTTACCTCGAGAAATCCGTCGCCGATCATGGCCGCAGCCGTCGGGGCAAGCTTGAGCATCCGTGTCGGAGATCCGCCAATCAGAACGCGACCGTCCGAGTAAGTTCGTACCCGAGGATCGACGCGCACCCCGAAGCCATCAGGCAATCGTCCTTGACCCATCAGGTGATCGTAAGCGGACATCGCGGCGAAGTGTTATCGACCGCCGGAGAAAACAAGGAACATACCGAGAACCCGTTTCGACGCCCGTTTCCGGACTCCCGGATCAGGTCAACATTCCTCGGGGAGACGGCACCCATCGCCGCAGGACAGCGGCTGTGCGGGCACACATATCGGCGAAAATCACCTCGCCCTCGGATGCGCTGGACCCACGCGGGTCACCGAGCACGCCGTTGGGTGCCACAGCCCGCACCCCTCCGTCCCTCAGCCGCGGAAGGAGGTCTCCGAGTGCGTCGGTGTTGCCCACCTCGACACGCGAGACGTCCACGACGTCCGGTGAAAGCCAGAGCAGCAGCGACGTTTCGGTCCGCCCTGCGTGGGCATCGGCGTCAGGCACCGCGCACGGGACCCACGCAACGTCTCGACCTTCGTAACGCAGTAGCTCCACGGCGGCGGTCAGGGTGGCGATGTTCCCTCCGTGGCCATTGACGAACAACACCCGGTCCGCCCACGCGCACGCAGATCGCCCGTACTCGACGAGCACCGATCGAAGCGCGTCGGCGCCGATGGATATCGTCCCCGGAAATCCCGCGTGCTCACCGCTGGAACCGTAGGCGATCGACGGTGCGAGCACCACGTTCGTCAGACGCTGCGCAACGGCTTCCGCAATCCGAGTGTCGGTGTCGAGCGGAAGGTGCGGGCCATGTTGCTCGAACGAACCCAACGGGACGACGACCGTCACGGACCCGTCGACAGTCGGCCACGCTCTCGGTCCGAGTTCGTCGAACCCGGGGCGGACATCGTCGTTCTTCGGCACCGGCCGATGGTATCTCTCCGTCCGGTGGACCGATCTTCACACAGCCGAAACAATGTCCCGCTAGTGTCGCGTGTTTGAATTGGTTTGACAGTGTCGGGATGCGAAAATGAGGGATGCGAATCGCACCTCTCGGGTTGATCGACGGCGACAGGGACAAGCTCGAAGCGATCTTGCGGGCACCGACCGCGCCTGCAGGGTTGGCGTTGCGGGCGAGGATCGTGTTGCTCGCCGCCGATGGGGTGTCGAATTCGGAGATCGCACGCAGGTGCGGCGTTTCGCGTCCGACGGTGATCACCTGGCGTGGACGGTACGGCGAACGAGGCATCGACGGCCTGTCGGACCTGCATCGATCGGGCCGGCCGCGGACGCTCGATCACTCGGCGATCGTGACAGCGACGTTGATGCCGCCACCGAAGAAACTCGGTGTCACACATTGGAGTTCGAGGTTGCTAGCCGACCATCTCGGGATAAGTTTCTACGCTGTAGCCAACGCTTGGCGTGAGTACGGTGTGCAGCCGTGGCGGGCGGAGACGTTCAAATATTCCACCGACCCGGAGCTCGTCGCCAAGGTCCACGATGTCGTCGGTCTGTACCTCGATCCACCCGAGAACGCGATCGTATTGTCACTGGACGAAAAGTCCCAGATCCAGGCCCTCGACCGCACCCAACCGATGCTCCCGATGCAGCCCGGTTCGGTCGAGAGGCACACCCACGACTACAAACGACATGGCACCACAACACTGTTCGCAGCACTCGATATCGCCACCGGCAAGGTCACCGCCTCCTGCAAACCGCGCCACCGCAGTACCGAATACCTGGCGTTCCTCAAACAGGTCGCACGGGCCTACCCCAGCCAGGAGCTGCACCTGATCGCCGACAATTACGCCACCCACAAGACCCCCGAAGTCAAAGCCTGGCTAGCCGAGAACCCCCGCATCGCAGTCCATTTCACTCCGACATCAGCGTCGTGGCTCAATCTCGTCGAAGTGTGGTTCGGGGTCATCCAACGTCAAGCACTCGGCCGCGGCGTCTTCACCTCCGTCACCGATCTGACATCGAAAATCCGTGCGTTCATCAACGGCTGGAACACCCGCGCCACACCATTCGTCTGGACCAAAACCCCGGAGGAAATCCTCAAGAAAGCGACCCGTAAAACGACTTCAAACACGAGCCACTAGCGTGCCCGTTGTGTAACGGAAGGAACCTGACATGCCACCACGTCGGCGATCGGTACTCCTGGCGAAGTTGAGTATCAATGAACCCGGAGGTAGGCAGTCGACCATTCTCGACGAACTACGCAGAGTAATTCTCTCCGGCGACGCACCACCGAACACGCCCATTCCGCTCAACGAGGTAGCAGAGGTCTTCGGTGTCAGTCGAATACCGGTTCGCGAATCATTGAAGACTCTCATCGGTGAAGGATTGGTGGATCACCGACCCAATCTCGGATATACCGTGGCACAACTCACCTCCGCCGAACTGCGGGAGATGTACATCGTCAGAGAGGTACTGGAAACAGCTGCGTTGGCAACTGCCGTCGAACTCGCGACGGACAGCGACCGAGAACAGGCGATCGAGGCCAATCGCTTACTGGAGGAATCGATTTCCGCCGACGATCCCCGCGAGTACCACCGCAGGAGTCGTCAATTCCACATGTCTCTGACCAATCCGTCGCGAATGAAGCGACTCCTCCATATGCTGGAATCGGCCTGGAACATCACCGAACCCATTCAACCCATGGTGCACGTCGCGGGGTCGGACCGGGCATCGTTGCATTCGGATCATCGCACGATGCTCGAAGCATTTCTCGACCGCGATTCGGACGCATTGTTGGAGATCGCTCAATCGCATTCAGGAAGACTCAATACGGTGATCTCGTCCATCACGAGTGAATCGGGACTCTTGGCGGATCCGACGGCCGACTGAGCCGGATGAAAGATATATCCATGTCGTCACGCAGGTGCAACACTTCGTCGCTACCTTTTGTTTCGCCGGTCTTCACCACCGTGGAGTGGACCGATTCATTCTCTCCAGGAGTGGAGCCCTGCGGCTCCACGCTAGGCATCAGGAGCATCGATGACAGATACAGCGAACGGCCCCCTATCGCCCTCTGCTGAGCCGAGCGGCGACTTGGTAGAGGCCGCGGGCCATCCGGTCGGCGGCGGGTTGATCAAGGACAGCTACGACCCACGGCTGACGAACGAGGACCTCGCACCGCTGAAGAAGCAGACGTGGACCTCCTACAATCTCTTCGCGTTCTGGATGTCCGACGTTCACTCCGTCGGCGGATACGTCACGGCAGGAAGCCTGTTCGCACTTGGCCTTGCGAGCTGGCAGGTGCTCATCTCGCTCCTCGTCGGCATCTCGATCGTCTACTTCTTCTGCAATCTGGTCGCCAAGCCCAGCCAGGTCTCGGGCGTGCCGTATCCGGTGATCTGTCGCGCATCGTTCGGAGTACTGGGCGCCAACATCCCGGCAATCATTCGCGGCCTCATCGCCGTTGCCTGGTACGGCATTCAGACATTCCTCGCATCTGCGGCACTCGACATCGTCCTCATCAAACTCTTCCCAAGCCTTGCCCCGTATGCCGTGACTGCCGACTATGGTTTCGCCGGTCTCTCGGCGCTCGGGTGGGCGAGTTTCCTGTTCCTCTGGGTACTGCAGGCCGCCGTGTTCTGGCGGGGCATGGAATCGATTCGCAAATTCATCGACTTCTGCGGACCTGCGGTATATGTCGTCATGTTCGCGTTGTGCGGTTACCTGATCTGGAAGGCAGGCTGGGGCGCAATCGATCTCAACCTCGGTGAAGTCGAGTACACGGGATTCAGCGCAGTTCCCGTCATGCTCGGTGCGATCGCGCTCGTCGTCTCCTACTTCTCCGGACCGATGCTCAACTTCGGCGACTTCTCTCGCTACGGCAAGTCCTACGCGGCGGTCAAGAAGGGCAACTTCCTCGGCCTGCCGGTCAACTTCCTCGTCTTCTCCATCCTCGTCGTCGTCACCGCGTCGTTGACGCTGCCGGTCTTCGGCGAACTCATCACCGACCCTGTCGAGACCGTCGCTCGAATCGACAGCACGTTCGCCATCGTGCTGGGCGCGCTCACCTTCACGATCGCCACGATCGGCATCAACATCGTCGCCAACTTCATCTCTCCCGCATTCGACTTCTCCAATGTCAGCCCCCAGAAGATCAGCTGGCGTGCAGGCGGCATGATCGCAGCGGTCGGTTCCGTGCTCATCACGCCGTGGAACCTGTACAACAACCCGGATGTGATCCACCTGACGCTCGAGACCCTCGGTGCGTTCATCGGACCACTGTTCGGCGTACTGATCGCCGACTACTACCTGGTGCGCAAGCAGAAGGTAGTAGTAGACGAACTGTTCACGATGTCGCCGGCCGGAAAATACTGGTACTCCAAGGGATACAACCCGGCGGCCGTCTACGCCACGATCGTCGGTGCATTGCTGGCCATGTTCACCGTGCTGTTCAACGGTGCAATCGACGGCATGGAGATCGCCGGGATGGCGACCGCGTCGAAGTACAGCTGGTTCATCGGCTGCGGCGTCGGATTCGCCCTCTACTACTATCTGGCGACCAAGACCAAGCTCGCAGTGACCAATCACCTCGACGCGCCGGTGAAGGCATAGGATCCGGCCCGTGCTCATCAAGGTCGTCAACCCGAACACCACGCTGTCGATGACCGCAACGATCGGAGAGTGTGCCCGGGCCGTCGCAGGCCCGGGCACACTCGTCGACGCGGTCAGTCCGTCGATGGGGCCTGCCTCCATCGAGTCTCACGTGGACGAAGCCCTCAGTGTCCCCGGAATTTTGGAGCAGATCGCGCTCGGCGAAGCTCAGGGCGCCGACGGTTACGTCATCGCATGCTTCGGTGACCCAGGCATGGACGCTGCGCGCGAGGCGGCGACGGGCCCGGTCGTCGGAATCGCGGAAGCTGCGATGCACGCCGCGAGTTTTCTCGGTCGCGGCTTCTCCGTAGTGACGACGTTGGGCAGAACCACCGGACGTGCCTGGGACCTTGCCGAACACTACGGACTGTCCCGCCACTGTCGCGGGGTCCACGCCTGCGAGATTCCGGTTCTCGAATTGGAGACCGACCCAGACGCCAGAAAGATCATCACCGAAGCGTGCCGAGATGCCATGGAGAGGGACGGCAGCGACGCCATCGTCCTCGGGTGCGCCGGTATGGCCGACCTCTGTGGGCACATCTCGTCGGAGATCGGCGCACCCGTCGTCGACGGGGTAGCAGCAGCGACGTTGTTCGTGCAGTCGCTCGTGACTATGGGTCTGCGCACTGGGAAGCGTGCGGAGTTCGCCGCTCCCCCACCCAAGAAGTACTCAGGACTGTTGGCCGGCTTCGGAACCGACTGACCCGCCCCGCCCGCCGCAGTGGCGCGGTTAAGTGCACGCCAGTGCACTTAACCGCGCCACTGGGGCGGAGCCCCATCAATCACGAGACCGGAGCCGTCACTTCACAGCATCCACCTCGACCTCCACAAGCCACCCTTGCACGGGGAGCGAAGCAACCTCGAGGGCGAACCGTGACGGTCGCGCTGAATTACGCTCGATGGGTGCCGAGGGCTCCGCGGTACCCATCGGCACGAGCTCTGTCGCATCGGTATCGAGATTGGTGTTCGCGAAGAACTGGCGATAGGCGCGGTTCCAGCCCGCATAGTCGGCACGATCGGTACCAGGTGCATTGTCGAGGAACACACGCATCGTCACGACATCCTCGAGTGCATAGCCCTGATCTTCGAGGTTGTCGCGGATCTTCTTCAGCACGCCGATTCCCTGAGCCTCGGTGACCGTCACACCGGACGGCAAGGTCCCACCCGAGAACTGTTCGGTGTCGATGTACGATTCCGGACTTCCTTCTGCCGCATCGTCGTTCAGCGCTGTCGGTCCGATTCCACTGGACTTGTAGACTGTTGCATCACCGGAGATTTCGACGCCCTGCGCGATCATCGGATTCGCTTCACCCGGCTCGATGACCGATCTGGCCCCAGAGGCGGATTCGGTGTCGGCAGGCGCCGCATCCGAATCCGACGAGCACGCCGCGGTGAACAGGATTGCCCCGGCAGCGAGCGCGGCGGCGAACGAACGTGTGTTCTTGGACAAGAGAGATTTCCTTTCGAGGGACGAACAGGGATCAGGACGCGGTGACACGTTCGTGAATGGAAGTGACGACGTCGCGCGCGGAGGTGAAGGCGCCGTGCTGCCAGGCGATGGCGTTGGACAGGTGATCTCCCGCGAAGTAGATGTGCTCGACGGGCTTCAGGAGCGTGGAGTATTCGGCCGTCGCGACACCGCCGTGCGAATCTCCGGCCCCCGCCCACGACACCCATGCGCTCTCGGAGTACTTCGTTCGGCGCCAACTTCCGGAGAACGACGAGCTGATGTCCTTGGTGTACTTGTCACCGTGGATCATCGATCCTTCGGCAACCGCCTTCGCCAGACGCTGTTTGTGCGTGAGGGATTCGAATGCCTGATGCCGCTTACCCGTGTTGTAGTAGGCGACGACGACACCGCGATCCGAGTTGTAGTGGTCGTACGGGAACATGATCTGAGATATGTCCATGTCGGTGTTGCTGGCGCCGCCGTAGATGCGCTCGTCGGTCTCCCACCACCGTCGCGAGTACTCGATGCCCATCTTCCCGGACGGTGTCGCTTTGGCCGCTTTCAACGCGAGCAGGACCTCGGCGGGCAGGTTGTTGTCCAGTCGCGTGACGAGGGCAGGCGGGATGGTGCAGATGACGTAGTCGGCCGAGATCGATTCCATCGAACCGTCTTTGGTGTATTCCACCGTCGCGCCGTCGGACGTGTTGTTCAGTGCCGTGACCTCGGCCCCGTAGACGATGTTGTCCTCGCCGATGGCGTCGGAGAACGCGTAGTAGATCCGATCCATGCCCCCCACCGGGCTGAACATCAGCATCGCCTGGTCGTAACCGAACTCGAAGCTGAAGTTTCTTCCGATGCCGCTCTGGATCACGTCGGACATGCCGTAGGGCTTGGTCTCGTCACCGAAGTTCAGGCCTGCACCCGGCTCCGAGCTGTATCCGCGACGAGTGGACCCGATGTAGCGCCCGTCGTCGGAGAGGTCGCCGAAGCTGGACAGGAACTCAGACAGAGCGTCCTTGTCATCGGGGGTCAGGACGTCGTCGAGAGCACCTCTACTGGCAGCCTTCTGCAGCAACTCCGACATGTAGCCGTAGGTATCGGCCTTGGCCGCGCGGTAGGACACCGACTGCTGATTCAACGCAGTGCTGCTCTTGTAGTTGACCAGTGTGTTCGCGTTCTGGTTTCCGAATGTCTGCAACTCGACGCCGAGTTCTTTGCAGTAGTCCATCGTGATGTGGCTCTGCGGGATTCGTGTTGCACCGATGTTGTAGAAGTGTCCGTCGGAGAAGGTACATTTCTGGGTCTCCCCGTTGAGGTCGGTCTCCTCGGCTCCTCCGCGGATGGACCACACTCGCCCGCCCGGCCGCTGACGCGCCTCGAGGATCGTCACGGCGTATCCGGCCTTCTGCAGCTCGTACGCTGAGCAGAGACCAGCAGGCCCGCCGCCGAGAACAACGATCTTCGGGCTTCCTTCGACCCTTCCGATCAGGTCGGCCATCGCGGGCGACTGAAACCGCTTGGGCGCCGCCGCGGCCGATGGCGCAAGACCGATCGTCGACATCGCTCCGTAGGCGAGTCCTGCACCGCCTGTGACACCCAGGCCACGCATGAACGATCTCCGTGTAACTGCCATGTGTTCTTCCACTCCTTATGCCGGCTCGCACTCGTACTCCCGGCCGACATCGGCTGGTTTCGAGTTCGGTCAATCGTGGAATGCCGAGAATTCGGGAATGCGTACCGTGCGAAACGTTCGTCGAATTATCGGGTGAGAACGTCGGTATCGACTCGTGGTGAGTTCTCACTCACTTGAATTCAGGCGAAGCATCGACGCAATGCATTCGCAACAATGCGGGGCTACTTTCTGGCCATTATGTCCGCACTCGAACAGGCCATCACCGCCTCCTTCGCCGCGCGGGAGCCGGATCGGCCCGCACTGTCACCTCTGCGTGCGCTCGGCCGCCGTCAGCTGTCGGGGATCGAAGTGTTCGCGCAGTCGGTGGCGACGACCGCTCCTGCGGCATCGATGGTGATTCTGCCGATCACGATGTTGAGCCACGAGAGATTGCTCGGCGGTCTGCTCACAGTCTTCGCGGCCACGATCGTCGTGTCGTTGATCGCATTCTGCGTCTCACAGTTCACGAGGCGGTTTTCGTCGTCCGGCGGGCTCTACAGCTTCGTGACGAAAGGGTCCGGGTCACGTGGGGCGTTGACCGTCGGCGCAGCGATGTTGTGCAAGTACTGCGCCAGTGGCGCGCTGACGCTGTATTTCGGCGGTCACGCTGTGCGCACCGTGCTGCGCGAGGTCGGGATACCTACCGGTGGAGTCGCTGGCGCACTTGCGATTCACGTCGTGCTCGCGCTCGGAATACTGGCATGCCTCGTCCGCGGAGTCAGATTCGCTGCGACTGCAATCCTGGTGGTCGAGCTGTGCTCGCTGATATTCATCACCGCGCTACTGCTGTTGCCGGACAACAGGCCGGTCATCGTCGAGCCGTCCGGATCGCCCAACGGTCTACTCCTCGTCGCTCTCGGTGCAATGTTCGCACTCGCGGGGTTCGAGAGCGCAACCTTCTTCGGTCCCGAGGCCAAGCGTCCGCTCGTCACTGTCACCAGAACCGTTCTGCTCACCCCGATCATCTGCGGTGCGCTTTTCACCTTTTCTGCATGGGCCGTGTGGTCCGGTCGCGGAGGGGTGCTGCTCGGCGCCTACCAGCACGGGACGTCGACGGGTATCGATGCGTGGCTGGTCATCGCGTTGAACCTCGGGCTGAGTTGCTCGTGGCTCGCCTCGGCAATGGCGTCGTCGAATGCGGCGTCGAGACTCGTCTACACGATGGGGATCGAAAACGTCGTGCCCCATCGGTTCGCCCGCGTCCATAGAACCTTCCGAACACCGCACGTCGCACTCTGCGTAATTCTCGGTGGATCGACCGTGATCAGCTCGACCTTCGTTGCGCTCAGTGGTTCGGTCGTGCTCGACGACGTCCGACTTCTGGCGCGGGCAGCACTCATCGTCGGATACGCCGTCGTGGCGATCGCAGCAGTGGTCTTCCTCAGGCGTATCGGAGAACTCACCGCGACGGTTGTGCTCGCGGGAGTCCTCGCGTGCGGCGCAGGATGCGCCGTCCTGGGCAACCTCGTCGTGACGGCGGGTATCGAGCAGAACGTCACGATGGTGGTCATGCTCGGTGTACTGGCGCTTTCCGGATTCTGCTGGCACGCATACCTGTACAGGCGCAGTCCTCGAGCCCTCGCCGCGGTCGGAGTTTTCGACAGCGCCGAAAGCAGTGATGTTCTTCCGGGTTTCGCCGCATACGGGGAGAATGCGCGCGGCGCAGTTGCCCTGGTGAAGAGCCCCTGGACCGACGCGCGCTGATGGCGGTGAGGACAGCACGGGCAACCGAAGTCGGAGGACACGAACCTCGTGCAGTCCAGAAGGCGCTCGCGTTGCTCGAGGCCGTCGCACATCTAGGTTCGGGGGCAACGGCCAAGGAAGTCGCGCACGCCACCGGAATTCCACCCGCCACGGCGTACCGACTGCTCAATCTCCTAGTGGCCGACGGCTTTCTGGTGCGTATCGAAGACCTGTCGGGCTTCGCTCTCGGTCGCAGAACGAGAGAGCTCGCCATAGCGGCCCCCGCGAGCGTGGTCGACAATCACCACAT is part of the Rhodococcus sovatensis genome and encodes:
- a CDS encoding NCS1 family nucleobase:cation symporter-1 — encoded protein: MTDTANGPLSPSAEPSGDLVEAAGHPVGGGLIKDSYDPRLTNEDLAPLKKQTWTSYNLFAFWMSDVHSVGGYVTAGSLFALGLASWQVLISLLVGISIVYFFCNLVAKPSQVSGVPYPVICRASFGVLGANIPAIIRGLIAVAWYGIQTFLASAALDIVLIKLFPSLAPYAVTADYGFAGLSALGWASFLFLWVLQAAVFWRGMESIRKFIDFCGPAVYVVMFALCGYLIWKAGWGAIDLNLGEVEYTGFSAVPVMLGAIALVVSYFSGPMLNFGDFSRYGKSYAAVKKGNFLGLPVNFLVFSILVVVTASLTLPVFGELITDPVETVARIDSTFAIVLGALTFTIATIGINIVANFISPAFDFSNVSPQKISWRAGGMIAAVGSVLITPWNLYNNPDVIHLTLETLGAFIGPLFGVLIADYYLVRKQKVVVDELFTMSPAGKYWYSKGYNPAAVYATIVGALLAMFTVLFNGAIDGMEIAGMATASKYSWFIGCGVGFALYYYLATKTKLAVTNHLDAPVKA
- a CDS encoding aspartate/glutamate racemase family protein, translating into MLIKVVNPNTTLSMTATIGECARAVAGPGTLVDAVSPSMGPASIESHVDEALSVPGILEQIALGEAQGADGYVIACFGDPGMDAAREAATGPVVGIAEAAMHAASFLGRGFSVVTTLGRTTGRAWDLAEHYGLSRHCRGVHACEIPVLELETDPDARKIITEACRDAMERDGSDAIVLGCAGMADLCGHISSEIGAPVVDGVAAATLFVQSLVTMGLRTGKRAEFAAPPPKKYSGLLAGFGTD
- a CDS encoding Rid family hydrolase, with amino-acid sequence MSKNTRSFAAALAAGAILFTAACSSDSDAAPADTESASGARSVIEPGEANPMIAQGVEISGDATVYKSSGIGPTALNDDAAEGSPESYIDTEQFSGGTLPSGVTVTEAQGIGVLKKIRDNLEDQGYALEDVVTMRVFLDNAPGTDRADYAGWNRAYRQFFANTNLDTDATELVPMGTAEPSAPIERNSARPSRFALEVASLPVQGWLVEVEVDAVK
- a CDS encoding flavin monoamine oxidase family protein, whose product is MRGLGVTGGAGLAYGAMSTIGLAPSAAAAPKRFQSPAMADLIGRVEGSPKIVVLGGGPAGLCSAYELQKAGYAVTILEARQRPGGRVWSIRGGAEETDLNGETQKCTFSDGHFYNIGATRIPQSHITMDYCKELGVELQTFGNQNANTLVNYKSSTALNQQSVSYRAAKADTYGYMSELLQKAASRGALDDVLTPDDKDALSEFLSSFGDLSDDGRYIGSTRRGYSSEPGAGLNFGDETKPYGMSDVIQSGIGRNFSFEFGYDQAMLMFSPVGGMDRIYYAFSDAIGEDNIVYGAEVTALNNTSDGATVEYTKDGSMESISADYVICTIPPALVTRLDNNLPAEVLLALKAAKATPSGKMGIEYSRRWWETDERIYGGASNTDMDISQIMFPYDHYNSDRGVVVAYYNTGKRHQAFESLTHKQRLAKAVAEGSMIHGDKYTKDISSSFSGSWRRTKYSESAWVSWAGAGDSHGGVATAEYSTLLKPVEHIYFAGDHLSNAIAWQHGAFTSARDVVTSIHERVTAS
- a CDS encoding APC family permease, with translation MSALEQAITASFAAREPDRPALSPLRALGRRQLSGIEVFAQSVATTAPAASMVILPITMLSHERLLGGLLTVFAATIVVSLIAFCVSQFTRRFSSSGGLYSFVTKGSGSRGALTVGAAMLCKYCASGALTLYFGGHAVRTVLREVGIPTGGVAGALAIHVVLALGILACLVRGVRFAATAILVVELCSLIFITALLLLPDNRPVIVEPSGSPNGLLLVALGAMFALAGFESATFFGPEAKRPLVTVTRTVLLTPIICGALFTFSAWAVWSGRGGVLLGAYQHGTSTGIDAWLVIALNLGLSCSWLASAMASSNAASRLVYTMGIENVVPHRFARVHRTFRTPHVALCVILGGSTVISSTFVALSGSVVLDDVRLLARAALIVGYAVVAIAAVVFLRRIGELTATVVLAGVLACGAGCAVLGNLVVTAGIEQNVTMVVMLGVLALSGFCWHAYLYRRSPRALAAVGVFDSAESSDVLPGFAAYGENARGAVALVKSPWTDAR